The genomic segment GCGCTGCAGCGCGACGCCGGGCGCCAGGGCCACGCCCGGGCCGCTGGGATCGAGAGGACCGGGCGGTGGTGCCGGTGCGGGCCACCATGTAGGTCGCCTCGAAGGTGGGGGGCCGCGGGGCCTCGAGCAGCCGGCCGTCGACCCAGCCGGTCCAGCCGGTGACGCAGCGCACCTGCACCCAGGCGTCCCGCCGATCGAGCACCTGGAGCACCTCGCCCGCCCCGAAGCGGGTCGCCGGCTGGGCGCCGCCGAACGGCTCGGCCCAGGCCGACAGGCCGCCACGCGGGCTGACGGCCCAGTCGCCCGGGGGCGCCGTCGCACCGGGTGCGACCCACGCCTCCATGGCCACCTCCCGCGCCGGCGAGCACGATCACCGCCATGGTCTCGCCCCGGACCCGGACCGGCCAGGGTCGTTCGTCCCGACTGCGCCCGGGACGCACCAGACGTCGTCAGCGCGATGGAGAACGGCCACCGCCACTGCCGACCCGCCGGGACGCTGCCAGGCGCCGTCAGCGCGATGGAGACCGGTCAGGTGGGCGGCGCAGCCGCGCCCGACGAGCGGCGGGCCGACCGTCAGGCGGTGGGCGGCGGCACCCGGGCGGCCGGGTCCTGGCGGTAGCCGGCGAGCACCCCGTACAGGTCGGGGGTGCTCGTCGGCGCAGCCCGACCGGGTCGTCGAAGAACGCCTCGGTGGCCACCGCGAAGAATCTCGCCCGGGTTCACGCCCGCGACGAGCGCAGCACCGCCCCCGCCTCACCCCGCTGGAGCTGCTCGTACACGTCGGTGCACACCGCCACCCACCGCTGCAGCTGCTCGTCGGTGGCCAGCGGGGGCGTGCCGTCGATCAGCCCGTCGAGCATGTCGAGCTTGTGGGCGAACTCGTGGAACACCACGTTGTGCCCCCGGCCGGGGCGGCGCACCCTCGTCCAGCACGGCGTCCGGCACACGATCACCACCGGGCCGGTCTGGCTGGCCTGCCGAGGATCGGCGTCGGCCCGTCGGAGACCAGGCCGGGCACCTGGGAGCGCTCGCCGGTGAGCACCAGCGTGGTGGGGTGCACCACGATCGCCTGCACGTCTCGGTACGAGTCGTCGGGCAGCCCCAGCACCAGCAGCGACGCCAGCCCGGCCACGGTGACCACGATCTCGTCGGTGAGCTCGAAGCCGCGGGCCGCCTCCCAGCGCTTGGTGGCCACCAGCCCCAGGGTGAGGCGCTCGAGGCGCTCCCGCTCGTCGCCGTCGAGCAGGCGGGCGTGCGGCACCCGCTCGTCGAGCAGCGCCCGCCACGCCGGCGGGAAGCCGCCCTGCAGCAGCTGGCGGCGGCGCCGGCGGCGGCGCGCCTCGAGCCGCACCCGGTCAGGCGTTCCTGGGCAGCCTGAGAACGGCACCACCCGGTCGTTGCTCGGCCTTGGGCAGGCCGAGCACCCGCTCGCCGGTGATGTTGCGCTGGATCTGGTCGGTGCTGCCGTAGATGGGCGGGGCCTGGGCGAACAGCGCCATCTCGGTGACCACGCCCAGCACCGGCTGGCCGGTGGCCGCGTCGAGGGCCTTGCGGTCGTCGGCGTCGTAGGCGTGGAGCGTGCCGTAGGGGCCGACGATGGCCAGGCCCAAGTCGCGCTGGAGGCGCATCATCTCGCTCATCGACCAGCTTGGAGATGTTGGGCATGCCGGGGACGTCCTGGCCGGCGGCCGGGCGGCCTTCACCCGCAGGTTGTTGAAGCGCCCGATCTCGGAGATGGTGTGCAGCCTCATCAGCCCCTGGCGGATCGTGGGGTCGGCGATGGCCCGTTGGCCCGGGCCAGGTCGATGAGCATCTTGGCGGCGCCGCCGAACACGCCGCCGCCACCGCCCCGGGCGGCCCGGCCCCTGGCGCACGAAGTCGCCGGCGCGCATCGACAGCTGGCCGGCCACGGTGCCCGGCGTGGCCGCGCTGGCGGCGCGTGGCCGCCGCCCGAGCCCAGGCCGGCCCGCTCGAACATCAGCGTGCTGTTGGCCACCGCCCAGCCCTTGCCCACGTCGCCGATGACGGCGTCGCTGCCCACGCGGGCGTCGGTGAGGAACACCTCGTTGAACAGGGCCCGGCCGGTCATCTCCGGAGCGGGCGCACGTCGACGCCGGGCTGGTGCATGTCGAAGGCGAAGTACGTGATGCCCTGGTGCTTGGGCACCTCGGGGGTCGGTGCGGGCGATGAGCATGCCCAGGTCGGCCACGTGGCCGGCCGAGGTCCACACCTTCTGCCCGTTGACCACCCACTCGTCGCCGTCTCGCACGGCCTTGGCCTGCAGGCCGGCCAGGTCGGAGCCGGCGCCGGGCTCGCTGAACAGCTGGCACCAGGCCCGCTGGCCGGTGACGATGTCGCGCACGTAGCGGTCGATCTGCTCCTGGGTGCCGTGCGTCGCGATGGTGGGGGCGGCCAGCAGCAGGCCCAGCCCGCCGGGGGCGCCGAGGGCGCCGAAGTCGGCGATCTCCTGGGCGACCCGCACCGCGCCGTTGGCGGGACAGGCCGCGCCGTAGGCGTTGGGGCAGCGAGGGCGCCGACCACCCGGCCAGGCCCAGGCGCTCCCACCACTCGGCCACCGTCAGGTCGGGGTCCCAGCTCTGCTCGAGCCAGGCGCGCAGCTCGTCGACGACGTCGTCGGTGCTGGTGCTGGGGGCGGCGGTCTCGGTCATCGGTGACCTCCGGGAGGCGCAGGCGAGCGGGTCCCGCGATCATGGCCGACGGCGAGGCGTCGGGCCCAGACCGGCGCCCGGCGGTCGGGCCGTCGCCCCCGGAGACGCGCACGTCGAGCTCGGACGCCACTGCGCCCGACAGCTCCCGCAGGCGGGCGCGGGCCGAACCGCCACCGTCGAGCCCGGCGGGTCCGAGGGGCGGCACGGGCACGTGGCTGATGCCGCTGTGGAACGGCCGGTCGTCGGGCCTCGCCTGCTTCAGCAGCACCTCGTGGAGCTCTCGCCCGGCCGGAGACCGGTGAACACGATCTCGACCGGGCGGGGCGCCTCGGCCACCAGCTGCTCGGCCACCTCGGCGATACGCACCGGCTCGCCCATGTCGAGCACCAGCGACTCGCCCGGCCGGCTGATGGCGCCGGCCTGATCACCAGGCTCACCGCCTCCTCCACCGTCATGAAGTAGCGGGTGACGTCGGGGTGGGTGACGGTGACGGGGCCGCCGTTGTCGATCTGGGTTCGGAACAGGGGCAGCATCGACCCCCGGCTGCCCAACACGTTGCCGAAGCGCACCGACAGGTAGGGGTGGTCGGTGACGTCGGCGGCATGGGCGGTGAGGCGCTCGGCGATGCGCTTGGAGTGGCCGAGCACGCTGATGGGGTCGGCCGCCTTGTCGGTGCTGATGTTCACGAAGCGGCGCACGCCCACCGCGACCGAGGCGTCGAGCAGGGTCTGGGTGGCCACCACGTTCGTCTT from the Acidimicrobiales bacterium genome contains:
- a CDS encoding zinc-dependent peptidase; the protein is MVIVCRTPCWTRVRRPGRGHNVVFHEFAHKLDMLDGLIDGTPPLATDEQLQRWVAVCTDVYEQLQRGEAGAVLRSSRA
- a CDS encoding zinc-dependent peptidase, coding for MRLEARRRRRRRQLLQGGFPPAWRALLDERVPHARLLDGDERERLERLTLGLVATKRWEAARGFELTDEIVVTVAGLASLLVLGLPDDSYRDVQAIVVHPTTLVLTGERSQVPGLVSDGPTPILGRPARPARW
- a CDS encoding polysaccharide biosynthesis protein, with the translated sequence MPPDPPLRPAQLLLLDRDESALHDVRLSIEGRALLDTPDLLLCDIRDRDRVLEVFRQRRPEVVFHAAALKHLPLLEQYPDEAWKTNVVATQTLLDASVAVGVRRFVNISTDKAADPISVLGHSKRIAERLTAHAADVTDHPYLSVRFGNVLGSRGSMLPLFRTQIDNGGPVTVTHPDVTRYFMTVEEAVSLVIRPAPSAGRASRWCSTWASRCVSPRWPSSWWPRRPARSRSCSPVSGRARAPRGAAEAGEARRPAVPQRHQPRARAAPRTRRARRWRFGPRPPAGAVGRSGVRARRARLRGRRPDRRAPVWARRLAVGHDRGTRSPAPPGGHR